The genomic stretch CGTGACAGCCAAATGTCGGCGGCGGCCTCGATGCGGCGTTCCGATTCGTGGCCGATCGCTTCCATGGCTTCCATCAGCGAACGCCGCGCCTTGACCTCGACGAACAGAACCAGGTCGCCGCGCCGCGCGATCAGGTCGATCTCGCCGAAGCGGGTGCGATGGCGGCGCGCGAGAATGCGGTAGCCCTTGAGCATCAGCGCGGCGGCGGCCAGCCATTCGCCGCGATGGCCGCGCCGATAGGCCTTTTGGCGGCTGGCGCTCGGGCGCTCAGCCACTGCCCTCTCCGGAGGCATCCTTGAGTTCCAGCAGCCGCCGGTAGAGTGCCTGTTTCTGGCCGCCGGTCATCTTTGCCGCTTCCGCCGCCGCCTTGGAGGCCGGCATTTCGGCGGCGAGCGACAGCAACAGGCGATCGATATCGGCGGGCTCGTCCGCCTTGGCCTCGGCCGGGCCGACGCAGACTACGATCTCGCCCTTCGGCGTATCGGCGGCTGCGTAGTGGTCGGCCAGTGCCTGCAATGTGCCGGTGCGCATTTCCTCGAAGGTCTTGGTCAATTCGCGGCCGATGGCGGCCTTGCGTTCGCCGCCGAGTGCCTCGACCATGGCGCCAAGCGATTCGGCCAGCCGGCGCGGCGATTCAAAGAAGATCAGTGTTGCCGGTACTGCCTTCAGCGCCTCCAGCCGCGTCAGCCGCTGCCCTGATTTCACAGGCAGAAACCCGGCAAACAGGAAGGCGTCGGACGGCAGGCCGGACGCGGTGAGCGCGGCCAGCGGCGCCGACGGGCCGGGGATCGGCACGACGCGAATGCCGTGCTCGATCGCCTCGCCGACCAGCCGGTAGCCGGGATCGGAGACCAGCGGCGTGCCGGCATCGGAAATCAGCGCCACGCTCTGTCCGGCCTGAAGTGCTGCGATCAGTTTCGGCCCGGCCTCGCCGGCATTGTGCTCATGATAGGCCGTGGTGCGGCGGCGGATGCCGTAGCGGTCGAGCAGCACGCGCGACACCCTGGTGTCCTCGCAAGCGACGATGTCGGCGGCGGCCAGCGTCTCCAGCGCGCGCAGCGTGATGTCGGCGAGATTGCCGATCGGGGTCGCCACCAGATAGAGCGCCGGCTCGAGCGGACGGGCGGGAATTTCGGTCTGCCCGACCACATAGCTGCGTCTGCCCGTCTCGTCGGTCACTGATCAAGTCTCCATTCGGCCCTGTTTGGCCTGCCAGATCTTGTTTGGCCTGCCAAACCCTTGTTTGGCATGGCTGATGCCGGCTTGCAAAAGCTCACGCCGATGTAAGGCAATCGCCATGCCTTCGCCACAGTGGGGAACCAAACCGGAATTGGCAGATTTAGCCCCTGATTCCTAAAGGGAGGACAGGATGGACAGCCTGAAGATACAGGACGCTTTCGAACCCTATTATGCCGGCCGCAAGCGCGTTGCCGCACCCAGGGACAAGCGCCTGCCTGCCAAGACCGACACCAGCCTGACCAAGCAGGCGGCAACCGCCTTGCCTACGAATGTCAGGATTTCCGACAACGAACCAGACAGCACGACGGAGCACTGACCGTACGATGCCCAATCGCTTCGATATCTTCATCACCCGCCTTGAAACGAAAACCGCCAGGCAAGGCGTGCCGCCGCATCCGATGAACGACCAGCACAGCGTTCGCCGCGAAAAGGCCGACGCCAAACCGGCGCGGAGCGGACAAACGCATGCCGAGAAAGATCGCGGCAAGCGCCGTTTCAAGCACGACGCCTGACCAGCGCGACCTCCGTGACTGCTCGCGCTTCGTCATCTTGGGCGGGGTGATGCGGCGCGGATCAGAGGATGGCGAGGATCTGGTTCACTGGAGATACCGTGCGACTCGCGCCTTCAGAAGGTCAATCAGCTCCAGATCCATGAATTCGTAGTTGTCAGGTATATCGAGGCAGATGACCCGGGCCTTCCTCAGGCTCGCCTTGAATTTCTTCTGCAGTTTGGTGCGGTGCACCTTTTCCATGACGAAGATGATGTCGGCCCAGGCGACCAGCTCATGCGTCAGCGGCGTGTCGGCATCGTGGTTTGTGCCCGCCGACGCCACCTCGATATCCCTGCGCGTTGAAAACACCTGCTCGGCGGTCGGGCTTCGCAAGCGGTTCTGGCTGCAGACAAAGAGAACGTTTTTCAAAGGATTAGCGCGCCAGATCCGCCACCACGGCGTCGAGCACGATCATGCCGGCCGGCGTGGCGCGGAGCCGCGCATTGCCGATCGGCGCCACCAGCCCCTCGCCCTGCAGAACCGACAGCCGCGCGCTCGACAGGCCGCGGCCGGAAAACGCCTCGTAGCGCGAGAGGTCGATGCCTTCGGCCAGCCTCAGCCCCATCAGCAGGAACTCGTCGGCCTCTTCCGAGCGGGTCAGGATCTCGCCCCCGGTGACGCCATGACCCTTGGCCTCGACCAGATTGGCCCAGGTCTCCGGCATCCGCTCGGCGATCGTCACCGTGCGATGGCCGTTCTCGACGAAGCGGCCATGCGCGCCGGGGCCGACGCCGACATATTCGCCATAGCGCCAATAGGTCAGGTTGTGCCGGCTCTCGGCGCCCGGCCGGGCGTGGTTGGAAATCTCGTAAGCCGGCAGGCCGTGCGCGGACGTAATCTCCTGCGTCAGCGCATAGAGGTCGGCGGCGTGGTCATTGTCGGGAATGGCGAACTTCTTCGCCGCATGCAGGGCGTGGAAGGGCGTGCCTTCCTCGATGGTCAGCTGGTAGAGCGACAGATGGTCGGCGGCGTGGCCGATCGCCTGTTCGAGCTCGGCGGCCCAGGCTTCCGGCGTCTGGCCGGGCCGGGCGTAGATCAGGTCGAAGGACAGGCGCGGGAAGATTTCGCGCGCGAGCCCGATGGCGTGGAGCGCCTCATCGACATTGTGCAGACGGCCGAGGAAGCGCAAATCCTTGTCGTTCAGCGCCTGCACGCCGAGCGAGACGCGGTTGACGCCGGCCGTGCGATAGCCGCGAAAGCGTTCGGCTTCGACCGAGGACGGGTTGGCCTCCAGCGTCACTTCGATGCCGTCAGGCACGGTCCAGTTCTTGGCCACGGCGTCCAGGACCCTGGCAACGGTTTCCGGCTTCATCAGCGACGGCGTGCCGCCACCGAGGAAGATGCTGGTGACCTCGCGCGGTCCGGTGCGCTGGCGCATCGTCGCCAGTTCCGCCTCAAAGGCGGCGGCAAAGCGCTCCTGGTCGACCGGCTGGTGGCGGACATGGCTGTTGAAATCGCAATAGGGGCATTTGGCCGCGCAGAACGGCCAGTGGATGTAGACGCCGAAGCCGGGCGTCCGGTCGAGCGGCATGGTCATGCCGTGTCCAATCATGCCGAACCCGATCCGAGCGTATTCAACCGTGCCTGGGCGAATTTCTGGAAGGCGCGGGCGCGATGCGACAGCGCCGTCGGCTGGCCGGGTTTCCAGCCGTGTTTTTCCTCGGCGCTCATCTCGCCGAACGTCTTGTCGAAGCCATTGGGCAAGAACACCGGATCATAGCCGAAGCCAAGCTCGCCGCGCGGCGGCCAGACCAGCGTGCCCTCGGCCTCGCCGCGATAATATTCGGCCGCGCCGTCGGGAAACGCGAGACAAATGACGGCGACGAAGCGGCCCTTGCGCTGCTCGGCCGAGGCGGCGCCGACCTCCTGCAGCGCCACTTCGGTGCGCTGCATGGCCATGGCGAAATCCCTGCTGCCGTCAGCGGTTTCGGCCCAGTTGGCGGTGTAGACGCCGGGCGCGCCGTCGAGCGCGTCGACGCAGAGCCCAGAATCGTCCGACAGCGCCGGCAGGCCGGTCGCCTTCGCGGCGGCCAGCGCCTTGATGTAGGCGTTTTCCTCGAAAGTCGTGCCGGTCTCGTCAGGCTCCGGCAGGCCATAGTCCTTGGCCGACTTCGCCTCGAAACCGAACGGCCCCATCAAATCGGCGAATTCGCGCAGCTTGCCGGCATTGTGGCTGGCGACGACGATCTTCTTGCCATCAAGTGTATGCATCAAAGGCCCCAGATTCTCGGCTCGGCGAACTCGATCGAATTGCCCGAGGGGTCGCGTATATAGAGCGAACGGCCACCTTGCGGCCATTCGAATTCGCTTTCGATGGCGATTCTTTTTGCCTCCAGATGCGCTTTCCAGGCCATGATTTCGGCGGCGGTTGCGGCAAAGCAGAGGTGACCCTCGCCGACCGCGCCGTGCGGCGGCACCGGCAGCCGGGCATCCGGCGCCGGAGGTATTTTCGTCGCTTCGGCATTGAATACCAGCAGCACGCCTGGTCCACAGCGGAAGAAGAGATGGCGGCCGTCGACCTTGCCGAGCAGGGTGAGGCCGAGGATGTCGGTGTAGAACGTTTCGGCGGCCGGAAGGTCGGTGACGTAGAGCGCGGATTCCAGGATTGCAGAGGGTATCACGAGGCGCCCCCCTCTGCCCTGCCGGGCATCTCCCCCTCGAGGGGGGAGAGTGGCTGTGGCTGCGCCGGCATCCCTTGTGCGACGTTGGCGATTGGCGAAGGCCAAGGCAACATCTGATCTCCCCCCTTGAGGGGGAGATGGCCGGCAGGCCAGAGGGGGGCACTCACGCTCGGCATCTAAATCCTAAGCCACCGCCATCTGCTGCAAACTCACCAGGCGCTGGATGCCTTTCTTGGCCAGGCCCATCAATTCGGCAAACTGGTCCTCCGAGAAAGGCTCGCCCTCGGCGGTGCCCTGGATCTCGACGATGCCCCCCTTGCCGGTCATGACGAAATTGGCGTCGGTGCCGGCCGCGGAATCCTCGAGATAATCGAGATCGATGACCGGCTGGCCGTCATGGATGCCGCAGGAAATCGCCGCGACGTGGTCTTTCAGCACCTTGGCGACGCTGGCCATCTGGCGCGCTTCCATCCAGCGCAGGCAGTCGTACAGCGCCACCCAGCCGCCGGTGATCGAGGCGGTGCGGGTGCCGCCATCGGCCTGGATGACGTCGCAGTCGACGGTGATCTGCTGTTCGCCCAGCGCCTGCAGATCGACCACCGCGCGCAAGGAGCGGCCGATGAGGCGCTGGATTTCGAGCGTGCGGCCGCCCTGCTTGCCGGCCGAGGCCTCGCGGCGCATTCGCTCGCCAGTCGAGCGCGGCAGCATGCCATATTCGGCCGTCACCCAGCCCTTGCCGGAATTGCGCATCCAGCCCGGCACCTTTTCCTCGAGGCTGGCGGTGCACAAGACATGGGTGTCGCCGAACTTCACCAGGCACGAACCTTCGGCGTGCTTGGAGACGCCGCGCTCGAAGGAGATGGCGCGCATTTCGTCGAATTGGCGTTTGGAGGGGCGCATTCAGGCTTCTTTCCAGTCATTTTTCGGAATCGTGGCCGGCTTTTAGACGCATGGGGGGCGGCGCGCAAAGGAAAACGGACCCGGTGAGCCGACACGAGAGACCGGGTTGCGTCCACCGCGCCGAAGTCTATATCCTGAACAAGGAGGTTTTTGGCCGAATGACCAAGGCAATCGATCCCGGTTCGCAGTCGCTTGCACTTCAATCACTCGACATGCGCTCTCGTGACATCTTCCGGCGCATCGTCGATTCCTATCTCAGGGATGGCGAGCCCGTGGGCTCGCGCAGCCTGTCGCGCATCCTGCCTTCCTCGCTGTCGCCGGCCACCATCCGCAATGTGATGAGCGACCTCGAGCATCTCGGGCTGATCTACGCACCGCACATCTCCGCCGGCCGGCTGCCGACGCAGGCGGGCCTGCGCTTCTTCGTCGATGCCTTCATGGAACTTGGCGACCTCTCAGACGAGGAGCGCCGCACCATCGAGGCGCAGGTGCGCGCCTCCGGTTCCGGCGCGACACTGGAGCACATGCTGACCGAGGCCAGCCAGATGCTGTCGGGCATGTCGCGCGGCGCCGGCCTGGTGCTGGCCGCCAAGAACGAGGTGGCGCTGAAGCATATCGAGTTCATCCAGCTGGAGCCGACCAAGGCGCTTGCCGTGCTGGTGTCGCAGAATGGCGACGTCGAGAACCGCGTCGTCGAGCTGCCCGCCGGCATCACCGTCTCGCAACTGCATGAAGCCTCGAATTTCCTCAACGCGCATATCCGCGGCCGCACGCTGGCCGAAGCGCGCACCGAAATCGCCCGCATCAAGGAAGAGACGAGAGCGGCGCTGGATACACTGTCGCAGGACCTCGTCGAGAAAGGGCTGGCGGTGTGGGCGGGCGCCGAAAGCGGCCTGCCGGCACGGCTCATCGTGCGCGGCCGCGCCAACCTGCTCGAAAACGTCACCGCCCAGGCCGATATCGAACTCCTGCGGCACTTGTTCGAGGACATGGAGACGCAGGACGGTCTGATCCAGCTGCTTGACCTCGCCGAGCAGGGATCGGGCGTGCGCATCTTCATCGGTTCGGAAAACAAGCTGTTTTCGCTGTCGGGCTCGTCGCTGGTGGTCGCGCCCTATCGCGACAAGGATGCCCGCGTCGTCGGCGCGCTCGGCGTCATCGGCCCGACCCGGTTGAACTACGCCCGCATCGTGCCGATGGTCGATTATACCGCGCAGCTGATTTCGCGCATGCTAAGGTAGCGCCCCGGACGGCAAGAGACGGGCAGCAAGGAGAAAAACAATGGCGCTCGAAGAACTCAAGGCCCGGATCAGCCTGCTGCTCGAGGAGATGGTCAACCAGCCGGAAGACCAGCACGAAATCCAGGAACAATTGCGCGAGAAGCTGCAGGAAATGCGCGCCATGGGCTTGCCGCTGCCGGCCGATCTCGTCGCGCTGGAAAAACGCCTCGACGACGATTTCCTGGCTGCCGGGACATAGGCAGGGAACCTGCTTCCCCTCAACTCGTCGTGTGAGGCGGAACCCGGGGACAGATCGGCCGTTGGTTTCCTTCGCGACCAGATGGAGGACAAAATGATCCGATTGGCCGGACTGGTGCTTCCAGCACTCTTTCTCATGACAAGCGCGGCATTCGCCCAGCAGGCCGATCAGCCCGTCCTGAAGGGTGCGGCCGCCTTCGGCGACTGGCGCGCCGACAGGCCGGGCGTGCGCCGCCTGATCAAACCGGAAGACCTGCCAAAACCCTACGTCACCAAGTCGGCCTCGAACAGCGCCGGGCTTGCCGACATGCCGGCGGGCGCGAAGCCGCAATTGCCGCCGGGTTTTTCGGCCGAGCTGATCGCGTCCGGCATCGACAATCCGCGCGCCGTGCGCGTCGCGCCCAATGGCGACCTGTTCGTCGCCGACAGCGAGGCCAACCAAGTCCGCGTCTATCGCCTGGCCAAGGACAGCGCCAGGCCCGCCGAGGACGGCATTTTCGCCGGCAATCTCAATCAGCCCTATGGCATCGCCTTCTATCCGCCGGGCGATGACCCGCAATGGGTCTATGTCGCCAACAGCGACAGCATCGTGCGCTTCGCCTATCAGAAGGGCGAACTGAAGGCATCCGGCGAACCGGAAATCATCGTCGCCAACATTCCCGCGAACCATCACTGGACCCGCGACATCGCCTTTTCGCCTGACGGCAAGACGCTCTATCTGTCGGTCGGTTCGGGCTCGAATGTCGCCGAGGACATGGGCAAGGCGCCGGAGGGCGGCCTCGACGCCTGGGTGACATCGAAGCCACTCGGCGCGACCTGGGGCTCCGAAGAGGGGCGCGCCGACGTGCAGGCCTTCGATCCGGACGGCAAGAACGGCCGCATCGTCGCCACCGGCTTGCGCAATTGTTCCGGCATGACCATCCAGCCGGCGACGGGCGCGCTGTGGTGCGTTGTCAACGAGCGCGACGCGCTGGGCGACAATGTGCCGTTCGAATACGCCACGTCGGTCAAGGACGGCGCGTACTACGGCTGGCCCTGGTACTATATCGGCAACCACGAGGATCCCCGCCACAAGGGCGCGCGCCCCGACCTCGCCGGCAAGGCGACCATTCCCGACGTGCTGATGCAGGCGCATTCGGCGCCGCTCAACATCGCCTTCTACGACCGCAAGGACCTGCCCGCCGACAGCGGTTTTCCCAAGGAATACCGGGGCGATGCGTTTGTCGCCCTGCACGGTTCGTGGAATCGCGGCAACAGGACCGGCTACAAAATCGTCCGCCTGCTGTTCAAGGACGGCAAGCCGACCGGCGAATACGAGGACTTCATGACCGGCTTCGTCGTTTCCAACGGCGAGGTCTGGGGCCGACCGGTGGGGGTGGCCGTAGCCCATGACGGCGCGCTGATCGTGACCGAGGACGGCAACGGCACGATCTGGCGCGTGACCTATGATGGCGGGCGTTCCTGAGGGACATTACTCGGCAGCGCAGACCCCCTCACCCGGATTGCCGAAACCGAATTGCAGGGGCAATTCGGGGCAATCCGACCTCTCCCCGGTGGGGAGAGGAGCCTGCGAGCGCCGTCGCTTTCCTCTTCTTCCCCACGTGGCCGCGAAGCGGCCGGATGAGGGGGCTTCACAAGGCGAAGACCGGGCTGTCTGGTGCAATCAAATCCAATCCCCAGGAAATTCAATTCTATTTGGATGTATGCGATAAAGCCCGCTGATCTGGGACGCTATCCATGACCCTCACCGGCTTCCTCGCCTACAGTGCCGCCCTCGGCATCGCCGCCGCGATTCCCGGCCCTGGCGTCACCGCGCTTGTCGCGCGGGCGCTGGGCTCGGGCTTTCGCTCGTCGCTGGCCATGTCCTTTGGCCTGATGCTGGGCGACCTCACCTATCTGACCGCCGTGGTGCTCGGCCTCGCCTTCGTCGCGCAGACCTTCGGCATGGTGTTCCTGGCGATCAAATGGGCCGGCGTCGCCTATCTGGCATTTCTGGGCTGGCGCTTCTGGACCGCGGGCATCACGCCCGAAACGGTCGAGGCGAAAAAGGGCAAGGGCGGACTGATTTCGAGCTTCATAGCCGGCCTAACCGTCACGCTCGGGAATCCGAAGACGATGATCTTCTACCTTGCCATCACACCGACTATCGTCGACCTGAAGACCATTGCGCTGGCCGACTACGGCATTCTCGCCGCGCTGACGGTGGTCGTGCTGTTCGTCGTGCTGGTTCCCTACCTGGCGCTCGCCGCCAAGGCGCGCTGGTTCCTGAAATCGCCGCGCGCGCTGAAGCTGCTGAACCGCACCGCCGCCGGCTTCATGGTTGGCGCGGCAGCGGCGATCGCGGCCCGTCAGTAGCCCACTTCCAGCCAAAACATTCCGGGGCGAGGCTTCCCCGCGAAATGCTTTTCCGGGACACGGGCGTTTTAGACAAGAGGCCCACTCGGATATTTCCGGCCGACAGCTTATGTTGCGCGGCTGAAAGCCCTATCTTGCCGGCTGCAATGCCACTTGCCTGAAATCCTGGGAGCGAAACCAATGAACAAGCCCGTCACCTCCGCCCGCGTCCCCGGCCGCGGCCGCATTTACAGTTCCATCACCGACACGATCGGCGACACGCCCCTGGTCCGGCTCGACAAGTTCGCCAAGGAGAAGGGCGTCGTCGCCAATCTGGTCGCCAAGCTCGAATTCTTCAACCCGATCGCCTCGGTCAAGGACCGCATCGGCGTGGCGATGATCGAGGCGCTGGAGGCGGCCGGCAAGATTGCGCCCGGCAAGACCACGCTGATCGAGCCTACCTCGGGCAATACCGGCATAGCCCTTGCCTTCGCCGCAGCCGCCAAGGGCTACAAGCTGATCCTGACCATGCCCGAGACGATGTCGGTCGAGCGCCGCAAAATGCTGGCGCTGCTCGGTGCCGAACTGGTGTTGACCGAGGGTCCGAAAGGCATGAAGGGCGCCATCGCCAAGGCCGACGAACTGGCCGCGACGATCCCCAACGCCATCATCCCGCAGCAGTTCGAAAACCCCGCCAATCCGGAAATCCACCGCACGACGACCGCAGAGGAAATCTGGAACGACACGCAGGGCGAGATCGACATCTTCGTTGCCGGCATCGGCACCGGCGGCACCATCACCGGCGTCGGCCAGGTGCTGAAGAAGCGCAAGCCCTCGGTGCAGATCGTCGCCGTCGAGCCCGAGGCTTCGCCAGTGCTGTCGGGCGGCCAGCCCGGCCCGCACAAGATCCAGGGCATCGGCGCCGGCTTCGCGCCAAAGATCCTCGACACCACGATCTATGACGAGATCGTCAAGGTCTCGAACGAGGATTCCGTCGCCAATGCGCGCCTCGTCGCCCGCCTCGAAGGCGTACCGGTCGGCATTTCGTCGGGTGCCGCCCTGCAGGCGGCGATCGTCGTCGGCTCGCGGCCGGAGAACAAGGGCAAGACGCTGGTGGTGATCATCCCATCCTTCGCCGAGCGCTATTTGTCGACGATTTTGTTTGAGGGGTTGGGAGCTTAGGCCACCGCCTCTTCGACGGACCGCCGCGCTGGCCCGCAGAAAAATCCTTCCGTGGCGCCTGCCTCCGGCTTGAGCCGAACCCTGCTTCCGGTTCATATCGCCTCGGCCCGCTTTGCACGGGCCGGGGGAGGATTTCATGTACAAGCTCTATACCCGTCCGGGCAGCGGCGGCTTTGTCGTCGAGGCGGCGCTGGCACTGGCCAACGCACCGTTCGAGCAGATCGACGTGCCGAAATCCGACAGACCCGGTCCGGCCTTCCTCGACATCAGCCCGCTGAACCAGGTGCCGGTGCTGACCTTGCCGGACGGACGCTCGATGACCGAATCGGCGGCGATCTGCATCCTGATCGCCGAGCGCCATCCGGAGGCCTGCCTGGCGCCGGCGGTCGGCGCACCGGCCCGCGCCGATTTCCTGCGCTGGATGGCGTTCATGTCGTCTGTGCTCTACCCAGCGGTGCTGCGGTTTTACTACGCCCATCGCTACACGGCCGACGCCGAGGGCACGAAAGCCGTCAAGCAGGCGGCCATCGCCGAGATGGACCGCGGTTTCGCCGTGCTCGATGCCGCTCTGAAGGGACGTGACTGGCTGGTTGGTGACCAGATGTCGCTGGCCGACATCTATCTCGTCATGCTCATTGCCTGGCATCCCGACATCGACACCGCGCGGACCGCCTGGCCGAACATCGAACGTTTATGGGCAAAGCTGCGTGAGCATCCCCTGATGAAGACGCTCAACACATCGCATGAGATGTGGCCCGGCTGACGGTCAGTTTCGCAGCGCCGCCCTCTTACCCTGCAGGAACCGGCGCACCGCCGGGTCGCGTTCGAGGCCGATTGCCCTGTCATAGGCCTCGGTTGCCTGCGGCACCTGGCCAAGCCTGGCCAGGAGACCGGCGCGCGCCGCCCAATAGGGCTGATACTCATTGAGCCGCTTGTCGTCGCCCAGCACGTAAAGCGCCGCCAGCCCCGCCACGGCACCCTCCGTCTCGGCAAGCGCCACCGCGCGATTGATCGCCACCACCGGCGATCCGGCGATCGAAAACAGCGCGTCGTAAAGCGCGCGGATCGCCGGCCAGTCGGTGCGGCCGGTCAGCCGCCGCGCCGCGTGGGCGGACTGGACGGCCGCCTCGAGCTGGTAGCGGCCGACGACGCCGCTCGACGCGGCATGGGACAGAAGCGCCTCCGCCTCGTCGATCAGGGCGCGGTCCCACAGGTCGCAGTCCTGTTCGGCCAGAGGCACGAAGTCGCCTTCGGCGCTGCGCCGGGCCGTGCGGCGCGCCTCGGCAAACAGCATCAGCGCAAGCAGACCGAGCGCTTCCGGCTCTTGCGGCATCAGCCTCGCCACGAGGCGGCCGAGCCAGATGCCTTCGGTGGCGAGGTTGCGGCGCTGCGTCTCGGTGCCGGCCGGATCGGACCAGCCTTCGGCGAAGGCGGCGTAGATCGCCTCCAGCACGGCACCCAGCCGCTCGCCAAGTTCGGCCCGCTCCGGCACACGGAACGGAATGCCGGTTTCGCGGATGCGCGTCTTGGCGCGCACCAGGCGCTGGCCCATCGTTGCCGGCGAGACCAGGAAGGCGGAAGCGATCGTCGCGGCATCGAAGCCCAGCACCGTCTGCAGGATCAGCGGCGCCCGCACGCCGGGTTCGATCGCCGGATGCGCGCAAGCGAACATCAGCCGCAGCCGTTCGTCGGGCAGTTCTTCGTCGGTCATGCGCGCCTCCATCTCCTCGGCAATCAGCTTGAGATGATCGCGGGCAGCTTCCCGGGTGAGCCGCCGGCGCACCGCATCGACCCGCCGGCGCCGCGCCACGGCCAGCAGCCAGGCTTCCGGCTTCTCAGGCACGCCCGATTTCGGCCAGCGTTCAAGCGCCGCGGCAAAGGCGTCCGCCAGCGCGTCCTCGGCCGCGGTCACGTCGCGCGTGCGCGCCGCGAGCCAGGCGACCAGCTTGCCATAGCTTTGCCGGGCGGCGGCCTCGGCGGCCGCCCGGGCGATCTCCGGGCGACTGTCCATCACATGGTCATTTCTTGGCAGGTCGTCATTTCTTGGGCATGTAGTCGGCCATTTCCCAGATCGGCCGCAGCTCGACCGTGCCGGTGCTGGCCGCCGGGCAGCGCGCCGCCCATTCGATGGCGGTGTCGATGTCGGCCGCCTCGATCATATAGAAGCCGGCGAGCTGCTCCTTGGTGTCGGCATAGGGGCCGTCGATCACGTTGGTCTTGCCGTCGGCGATCCGCACGGAGGTGGTCGCCTGTGTCGGGCGCAGCCGTTCGCCGGCCAGCCACGCGCCGGACTGTTTCAACGCGTCGGTATAGGCGCTGTAGGCCGCGCTCATCTGCTGGGCCTTCTCGACCGGCATGGCCGCCATTGTGGCTTCGTCATTGTTGATCATCAGCATGTATCGCATGGGTCTTCTCCCGTGATTCGAAGGCCACGTCCTTGCGGGGCCAGACGTATGTCGCGCGGCGTCGACCGATTTCGACAGGGCGCAAGAAAAAACTTTCGGTCCTGATCGGGCGCGGCGCAAGCGCGGAGCCCGCACCCGTGCTGATCAAGGCTTGGGCTCATGCGCTGCCGCCCGAAAGCGCGCCGCATCGAAGCGGATTCATGCGACGCTTCCGGCTCTCTGTTTGTGCATGTCGCCTCCCAAAACCGAGGCCGCTTTTGAGAGACAAGCATTGGCCTTCAGCCGATCAGGAGCCCGCGCAGCTCGACCGACGGGATGTCGCAGCTGTCCTTCCGGCCGAACAGGGCGTAGCGGTTCCCGGCGATACGCCTATAAAGCCAGTCACGCAGCGGGCGCGGCAGCAGCAACAGCGCCTTTGCCGCGCGCCACGGCCAGCCGAGTGCCGACATCACCGCGACAAAGCTCTCGAGCTTCGTGAACGCGACGCCATCGATGAGAACGAGATTGGTTTCGTAGGAGTCCGTGCGCAGCCCATGCTTCCTGAACAGCGCTTCGCCGAAGGGCGATTGCGCGGTGGCGAAGCGGAAGCGGCCTTGACGATCCAGCCTGACGACCATGCGCACGAAGCCGGAGCACAGCACGCAGACGCCGTCGAAGACGATCAGCGGATGGCTTGCATCGAAAGACGGTTCAGCGGGAGGGCCGGGCTTGGCCCGATTTGGCTGGGCCGGAATTGATTGGGACAGACTTGACTGGGAAAGGTCGGTCACGCGGGCCTCGGCTGCTCGTGTCCGCAGACACTAGGCCAGCCGGAGGCGGGATCAAAGACGTGGCGTTGTCGCACGCCGCCCGTCGCTCAGAGCCGGGCGCTCGGAACGATAGGTGGTGGCGCGGCTGTTGGCGCCCGGCCTGCAGATGCGGCTGTTGTGGCGGCTCTCGAAGGTCATGGTCAGTGCACGCCCAGCGAGGTGCCGCGGCGGGCGCAAGCCGGACCGGGGCCGCGCATGTAATAGCGCTCCGGCCGATAGGTCGGCGCGACGAATTCGCGGATGGCGGCGGCGTAGCCGATGAGGTG from Mesorhizobium sp. 113-3-3 encodes the following:
- a CDS encoding YciI family protein; the encoded protein is MRYMLMINNDEATMAAMPVEKAQQMSAAYSAYTDALKQSGAWLAGERLRPTQATTSVRIADGKTNVIDGPYADTKEQLAGFYMIEAADIDTAIEWAARCPAASTGTVELRPIWEMADYMPKK
- a CDS encoding DCC1-like thiol-disulfide oxidoreductase family protein — its product is MPAQPNRAKPGPPAEPSFDASHPLIVFDGVCVLCSGFVRMVVRLDRQGRFRFATAQSPFGEALFRKHGLRTDSYETNLVLIDGVAFTKLESFVAVMSALGWPWRAAKALLLLPRPLRDWLYRRIAGNRYALFGRKDSCDIPSVELRGLLIG